A single Ignavibacteriales bacterium DNA region contains:
- a CDS encoding acetyl-CoA carboxylase carboxyltransferase subunit beta, whose protein sequence is MAWFKRKTDNISGDTQKKDLPEGMWEKCPGCGEILHKKQLENNYWVCLKCDYHFRIGSNEYIKILLDEGSFKEINKKMRSADPLQFTDSKRYTDRIDTTIKSTGLYDAVRTGIGEIEGKEVAIGIMDFKFIGGSMGSVVGEKLARLIEKAIKNKCPLIIISASGGARMMEGALSLMQLAKTSARLTQLHEAGLPYISIMTDPTTGGTTASYAMLGDFNIAEPKALIGFAGPRVIKQTIGKDLPPGFQTSEFLMEHGFVDLVISRKEMRSTLANLINLIS, encoded by the coding sequence ATGGCTTGGTTTAAAAGGAAAACAGACAATATATCAGGGGATACACAGAAAAAGGATCTCCCGGAAGGTATGTGGGAAAAATGCCCCGGCTGCGGAGAAATACTTCATAAGAAACAGCTTGAAAATAACTACTGGGTCTGCCTGAAATGTGATTATCACTTCAGGATCGGAAGCAATGAGTATATAAAAATACTTCTTGATGAAGGCAGTTTCAAAGAGATCAATAAGAAAATGAGATCCGCTGATCCATTGCAGTTTACGGACTCTAAAAGATATACTGACAGGATTGATACAACTATAAAGTCCACAGGTCTTTATGATGCTGTCAGAACCGGTATTGGGGAGATTGAAGGCAAAGAAGTTGCAATCGGCATTATGGATTTTAAATTCATCGGCGGCAGTATGGGATCTGTTGTCGGAGAAAAACTTGCCCGGCTGATTGAAAAAGCAATAAAAAACAAATGTCCGCTTATTATCATCTCTGCCTCCGGTGGGGCGCGAATGATGGAAGGGGCACTCAGTCTTATGCAGCTTGCCAAAACAAGCGCCCGACTGACCCAGCTCCATGAAGCCGGACTTCCTTATATATCCATTATGACCGATCCTACCACCGGCGGAACTACTGCTAGTTACGCGATGCTTGGTGATTTTAATATAGCGGAGCCGAAAGCACTGATTGGATTTGCCGGCCCGAGAGTGATTAAGCAGACAATCGGTAAAGATCTTCCTCCCGGATTTCAGACCTCTGAATTTCTGATGGAGCACGGCTTTGTTGATCTCGTGATAAGCCGTAAGGAAATGCGTTCAACACTTGCCAATCTTATCAATCTGATTTCCTGA
- a CDS encoding pantoate--beta-alanine ligase, producing the protein MRIIRNASDFQKHMGSFSSAGKRVGFVPTMGYLHEGHLSLIRQSVAENDVTAASIFVNPAQFAAHEDLSTYPRNEQRDLELLESAGCDIVFIPVPEDIYPPGFQTYVTVTEITSILEGEFRPEHFRGVTTVVTILLNLSRCNNTYFGRKDAQQAAVISRMVKDLAIPAAVHVCPIVRETDGLAMSSRNVYLNTEEREEALTLFKSLRIAEDLVLQGERDTKVIRSAMTDLYAGLREYELQYIAFTDAESFKLIDIVKSGQPFYILIACRIGKTRLIDNFLLTV; encoded by the coding sequence ATCCGGATTATAAGAAATGCTTCTGATTTTCAGAAGCATATGGGTTCATTTTCCTCAGCCGGGAAACGTGTTGGTTTTGTCCCCACGATGGGCTATTTGCACGAAGGGCATCTATCCCTTATCAGGCAGTCTGTTGCTGAAAATGATGTTACTGCCGCATCTATATTTGTAAATCCGGCACAGTTTGCAGCGCATGAGGATTTATCGACGTATCCGCGTAATGAGCAGCGCGACCTTGAATTGCTTGAATCTGCGGGATGCGATATAGTATTCATTCCGGTACCTGAGGATATATATCCTCCCGGATTTCAAACCTATGTAACCGTTACTGAGATAACCAGTATTCTGGAGGGGGAATTCAGACCGGAACACTTCAGGGGAGTAACAACAGTGGTCACAATCCTTCTTAACCTTTCACGCTGCAATAACACCTACTTTGGCAGGAAAGATGCCCAGCAGGCTGCTGTAATAAGCAGAATGGTTAAAGACCTGGCTATTCCTGCTGCTGTTCATGTTTGTCCTATTGTCAGAGAGACTGACGGGCTGGCGATGAGTTCACGCAATGTATATCTGAATACTGAGGAAAGAGAAGAAGCGCTTACGCTGTTTAAGTCACTTCGAATCGCTGAAGACTTAGTATTACAAGGGGAGAGAGACACAAAAGTTATCAGGAGTGCAATGACTGATTTATATGCGGGTCTTCGTGAATATGAGCTTCAGTATATTGCCTTTACTGACGCAGAAAGCTTTAAGCTGATAGATATTGTTAAATCTGGGCAGCCGTTCTATATTTTGATAGCCTGCCGGATCGGGAAAACCCGGCTGATAGATAATTTCCTGTTAACTGTTTAG
- a CDS encoding type III pantothenate kinase, protein MKVLTLDAGNTRTKYHLFDSDAITSSGILEKAEDLPELLKKTNPEKIGLCSVNPIATDKIKLSIPEKYAQVVIEVSSSSRMNFHLEYDTPETLGNDRICSAAGALHLAPFDDLIFVIDSGTCITVNIIADKIYKGGIIAPGIDTMLKSMHDYTGSLPLLEKYMPEYIQGRNTRDAMMSGVIILLKGIEQYLELNAKHYARKAKIFITGGNGLFLKDVLQLDAIYKENLVALGIRMLVKLNS, encoded by the coding sequence GTGAAAGTTCTGACACTTGATGCAGGTAATACCAGAACAAAATATCACCTGTTTGACAGCGATGCAATAACATCATCTGGTATTCTTGAAAAAGCTGAAGATCTGCCGGAATTATTAAAGAAAACAAATCCGGAAAAAATCGGGCTATGCAGCGTAAATCCGATAGCTACTGATAAAATAAAACTCAGTATTCCTGAAAAATATGCTCAAGTGGTGATTGAGGTGAGCTCCTCAAGCCGGATGAACTTTCATCTTGAATACGACACTCCAGAAACGCTCGGCAATGACAGAATATGCTCTGCCGCGGGGGCATTGCACCTTGCTCCGTTTGATGATCTCATCTTTGTAATTGACTCAGGCACCTGCATAACTGTTAACATTATTGCTGATAAGATATATAAAGGCGGGATAATAGCACCTGGTATTGACACTATGCTTAAATCAATGCACGATTACACCGGTTCACTCCCCCTTCTTGAGAAATATATGCCTGAATACATTCAGGGGAGAAATACCAGAGATGCCATGATGTCAGGAGTTATCATCTTACTGAAGGGCATAGAACAGTATCTGGAGCTTAATGCTAAACATTATGCCCGAAAGGCGAAGATTTTTATAACGGGAGGTAACGGTTTATTCTTAAAGGATGTGCTTCAGCTTGATGCTATATATAAAGAAAATCTGGTTGCTTTGGGAATCCGGATGCTTGTAAAACTAAACAGTTAA
- a CDS encoding biotin--[acetyl-CoA-carboxylase] ligase, which yields MKNESLFDFEAFSLRLDTEWLGRKFLYFEEIESTNTFLKESPQSESGTTVLAEFQTSGRGRQDRIWLSNKGENLLFSVLLKKDVIAPEHLNLLNMGSAVYIGEAIESLYLLKTDLKWPNDVLLNRKKVAGILTETSFSGNKFQHAILGAGINVNQNEFAGKHPVPPTSIKLEAKSPVEREKLFAHVLNSLEELIIEIDSNPQSILKKWKSGCSLIGERIVIKNGPNVYEGIFEDVDLSGALMLNEGGRVFKYNFGEVSIS from the coding sequence ATGAAAAACGAATCACTATTTGACTTTGAAGCATTCTCCCTGCGGCTTGATACAGAATGGCTTGGAAGAAAATTTCTCTACTTTGAAGAAATTGAATCAACAAATACTTTCCTGAAGGAAAGCCCGCAAAGTGAAAGCGGGACTACGGTGCTTGCTGAATTCCAGACTTCAGGAAGGGGAAGACAAGACAGAATCTGGCTGAGCAATAAAGGAGAAAATCTCCTTTTTTCAGTACTCTTAAAAAAAGATGTTATAGCTCCTGAACATCTGAATCTCTTAAATATGGGGTCAGCTGTTTATATCGGTGAAGCCATTGAGAGTCTTTACCTTCTTAAAACCGATCTTAAATGGCCCAACGATGTTCTGTTGAACAGAAAAAAAGTGGCGGGAATTCTGACGGAAACCTCGTTTTCAGGAAATAAATTTCAGCATGCAATCTTAGGCGCGGGAATAAATGTTAACCAAAACGAATTTGCCGGGAAGCATCCTGTACCCCCTACTTCAATCAAACTTGAGGCAAAATCACCGGTTGAGCGCGAAAAGCTCTTTGCTCACGTGCTCAATTCACTTGAAGAATTAATTATTGAGATTGATTCAAACCCGCAGTCCATCCTGAAAAAATGGAAGTCCGGCTGCAGTCTTATTGGCGAAAGGATTGTTATAAAAAACGGGCCCAATGTCTATGAAGGAATTTTTGAAGATGTTGACCTCAGCGGTGCACTGATGCTTAATGAAGGGGGCAGAGTTTTCAAATATAATTTTGGTGAAGTTAGTATCTCGTGA
- a CDS encoding Hsp20/alpha crystallin family protein, whose protein sequence is MTLVRFEPFKELEYLNNRLRRIFDETPVTVKETPGIFNPRLNVFEDNQNLYIEAEIPGVNKEDLKISLQDNTITISGEKKFEDEKKEKNYYRVERRYGSFRRSFSLPVEVNDSKVEAKFENGVLKVSLEKVVEQQPEEKVITIQ, encoded by the coding sequence ATGACACTCGTAAGATTTGAACCTTTCAAAGAACTCGAATACCTCAATAACCGTCTGAGAAGGATTTTTGATGAGACTCCGGTTACTGTAAAGGAAACTCCGGGAATCTTTAATCCCAGACTGAATGTTTTCGAAGATAATCAGAATCTTTACATTGAGGCTGAAATACCTGGTGTAAACAAAGAAGATCTGAAAATCAGTTTGCAAGATAACACAATCACTATCAGCGGTGAAAAGAAGTTTGAGGATGAAAAGAAGGAAAAGAACTACTACCGCGTTGAAAGACGGTATGGAAGTTTCCGCCGCAGTTTCTCCCTGCCTGTTGAGGTGAATGACTCAAAGGTTGAGGCAAAATTCGAAAACGGTGTGCTTAAGGTATCACTTGAAAAAGTGGTTGAACAGCAGCCGGAAGAAAAAGTAATAACTATTCAGTAA
- the dnaK gene encoding molecular chaperone DnaK, with protein sequence MGKIIGIDLGTTNSCVAVLEGNDPVVIPNSEGGRTTPSVVAFTKSGDRLVGQPAKRQAITNPRNTIFSVKRFMGRNVNEVSDEQKMVPYEIVTGDNGSARIKVNDRVYSAPEISAMTLQKMKKTAEDYLGQEVTEAVITVPAYFNDAQRQATKDAGEIAGLKVRRIINEPTAAALAYGLDKKNKEQLVAVYDLGGGTFDISILQLGDGVFEVKSTNGDTHLGGDDFDQRIIDFLADEFLKSDGVDLRKDAMALQRLKEAAEKAKIELSSSNSTEVSLPFITATQEGPKHLNINLSRAKFEQLVDDLIERSKKPCIQAMKDAGVNASEINEVILVGGSTRIPKVQEVVKQLFGKEPHRGVNPDEVVAIGAAIQGAVLTGEVKDVLLLDVTPLSLGIETLGGVMTVLIQANTTIPTKKSEVFSTASDNQPSVEIHVLQGERPMASDNRTLGKFHLNEIPPAPRGVPQIEVSFDIDANGILHVSAKDKATGKEQSIKITSSSGLDPAEVEKMKREAKEHAAEDKAKKELIDTKNQAESLIFQTKKQIDELKDKIAPDVKERLESEIKKLEDAVASGNLETMKSALESMNKVWNEVAQQLYSQPGAGAPPPQNGPAQGGGSTEKDKKPDVQDASYEVVDDDKK encoded by the coding sequence ATGGGCAAAATAATAGGAATTGATCTTGGAACCACAAACTCGTGCGTTGCAGTACTTGAAGGCAACGATCCGGTTGTGATTCCTAACTCGGAAGGAGGGAGAACCACTCCGTCCGTTGTAGCATTTACCAAATCAGGAGACCGCTTGGTAGGTCAGCCGGCAAAACGCCAGGCAATCACTAATCCCCGGAATACCATTTTTTCCGTAAAGCGCTTTATGGGACGCAACGTCAACGAAGTGAGCGATGAACAGAAAATGGTTCCGTATGAAATCGTTACAGGAGACAATGGTTCAGCACGTATTAAAGTGAATGACCGTGTTTATTCAGCACCGGAAATCAGCGCGATGACTCTTCAGAAAATGAAGAAAACAGCAGAAGACTACCTTGGGCAGGAAGTAACTGAAGCTGTTATTACCGTTCCGGCATATTTTAACGATGCACAGCGTCAGGCAACAAAAGATGCTGGTGAAATTGCAGGTCTTAAAGTCCGCCGTATTATCAACGAGCCGACTGCGGCAGCATTGGCCTACGGTCTGGACAAAAAGAATAAAGAACAGCTTGTTGCAGTTTATGACCTTGGTGGCGGAACATTTGATATTTCCATTCTTCAGCTCGGTGACGGTGTCTTCGAGGTAAAATCTACCAATGGTGATACACACCTCGGTGGAGATGACTTCGACCAGAGAATCATCGATTTTCTTGCTGATGAGTTCCTGAAATCTGATGGTGTTGATCTCCGTAAGGATGCAATGGCCCTTCAGAGATTGAAGGAAGCCGCAGAAAAAGCAAAGATTGAGCTTTCATCTTCAAATTCAACTGAGGTAAGCCTTCCGTTTATCACTGCAACCCAGGAAGGTCCTAAGCACCTGAATATCAATCTGAGCAGAGCTAAGTTTGAACAGCTTGTTGACGACCTTATTGAACGCTCGAAAAAACCCTGTATTCAGGCGATGAAAGATGCAGGAGTGAACGCAAGCGAGATTAACGAAGTGATTCTTGTCGGCGGTTCAACCCGTATTCCAAAAGTTCAGGAAGTTGTTAAACAGCTCTTCGGTAAGGAGCCGCATCGTGGTGTTAACCCTGATGAAGTTGTTGCAATCGGAGCTGCTATTCAGGGTGCAGTACTGACCGGTGAGGTGAAAGACGTTCTCCTTCTCGATGTAACTCCTCTCTCTCTCGGAATTGAAACCCTGGGCGGAGTAATGACAGTGCTGATTCAGGCAAATACTACCATCCCGACGAAGAAGAGTGAAGTATTTTCAACTGCGAGCGATAACCAACCCTCAGTTGAAATTCACGTACTTCAGGGAGAAAGACCAATGGCTTCTGACAACAGAACTCTTGGGAAATTCCACCTTAATGAAATTCCGCCTGCACCAAGAGGCGTTCCGCAGATTGAGGTTTCTTTCGATATAGATGCGAACGGCATTCTGCATGTATCTGCAAAAGATAAAGCTACCGGTAAAGAGCAGAGTATCAAGATTACTTCTTCGAGCGGACTGGATCCTGCTGAAGTTGAAAAGATGAAGAGAGAGGCCAAAGAGCATGCCGCAGAAGATAAAGCGAAAAAAGAACTGATTGACACAAAAAATCAGGCCGAAAGTCTGATTTTCCAGACTAAAAAGCAGATTGATGAACTCAAAGATAAAATAGCTCCGGATGTTAAAGAGCGTCTTGAATCTGAGATAAAGAAACTGGAAGATGCAGTTGCTTCAGGTAATCTTGAAACCATGAAGTCAGCTCTTGAGTCAATGAATAAAGTATGGAACGAAGTAGCACAGCAGCTTTATAGCCAGCCTGGTGCCGGAGCTCCCCCTCCTCAAAATGGCCCTGCACAAGGAGGTGGCAGCACAGAGAAAGATAAAAAACCTGATGTTCAGGATGCTTCTTACGAAGTAGTTGATGACGATAAAAAGTAA
- a CDS encoding histone deacetylase, with translation MKIFYSDHYTIPLPEGHRFPMEKYRLLREGLVEAGVLQLSELHQTRIASEDEVASVHSPAYIKSVSNGTLTPMQIRKIGFPWSPELAVRSFATVGGAISAAFEALKTGISGNLAGGTHHAFRESGEGFCVFNDQAVAAQLILSQKLVKKVLIVDLDVHQGNGTSDIFSDSEDVFVFSMHGEKNYPFKKVNSHLDIPLIDNMEDDEYLGILGKHLPSLFDQNPDIVLYQAGVDPLREDRLGRLDLSFAGLKERDRMVLSECKKRGIPVSLAMGGGYAVPISLTVEAHINTYRVVKELYK, from the coding sequence ATGAAAATATTTTACTCCGACCACTATACCATACCACTTCCGGAAGGACACCGATTCCCAATGGAGAAATACCGTCTGCTCAGAGAGGGGCTTGTTGAAGCAGGGGTATTACAGTTGTCCGAACTGCACCAGACCCGGATAGCCTCCGAAGATGAAGTCGCCTCGGTACACTCCCCGGCTTACATAAAATCGGTTTCAAACGGAACCCTGACCCCAATGCAAATCAGAAAAATCGGTTTCCCGTGGAGCCCGGAGCTAGCTGTCAGATCGTTCGCAACAGTCGGAGGAGCAATTTCTGCGGCATTTGAAGCGTTAAAAACTGGAATTTCGGGAAACCTTGCCGGAGGTACACACCATGCTTTCAGGGAATCAGGAGAGGGTTTCTGCGTTTTTAACGATCAGGCAGTGGCCGCGCAGTTGATTCTCAGTCAAAAACTGGTAAAAAAAGTGCTCATCGTAGATCTCGATGTGCATCAGGGAAATGGTACTTCTGACATATTTTCGGACAGTGAGGATGTATTTGTCTTCTCCATGCACGGTGAAAAAAATTATCCGTTTAAGAAGGTGAACTCTCATCTGGACATCCCCCTCATAGATAATATGGAAGACGATGAATACCTCGGTATTCTGGGTAAGCATCTCCCCTCCCTCTTTGATCAAAATCCTGATATCGTACTTTATCAGGCAGGTGTTGATCCCCTCAGGGAAGACCGGCTTGGCCGCCTTGACCTCTCCTTCGCGGGTTTAAAAGAGCGTGACAGAATGGTGTTATCAGAATGTAAAAAAAGAGGAATACCGGTTTCGCTGGCTATGGGGGGAGGATATGCTGTTCCTATCTCACTTACAGTTGAGGCGCATATTAATACCTACCGGGTCGTTAAGGAGCTTTATAAATGA
- a CDS encoding UvrD-helicase domain-containing protein, which yields MLNLKSLNKNQREAVEYVQGPALVVAGAGSGKTKVLTYKIAHLIENNFSPENILALTFTNKAAKEMKERIHGLIGESAQHLWMGTFHSIFARILRTEAASIGYTSNFSIYDTEDTHSAVSNIIEDLQLNSDVIVASKVRRRISYLKNLMIFPDEFKKDHIKNPTDEYIARIYEVYQQRLIENNAMDFEDLILKPLELFQNDKILKKYKKKFLYILVDEFQDTNKAQYEILKRLCSKEGHITVVGDDSQSIYSWRGAEIGNILSFESDFTKAKVFKLEQNYRSTQMILQAADSVIKKNSRQIEKTLWTENPIGEQLSLLKSSDEKEEAIRIAKLIKEEITRHKYAHSDFAILYRTNAQSRTFEDVFRRERIPYVIIGGIEFYKRKEVKDLIGYLKVLTNPRDEESLLRIMNFPQRGIGMTTIKRMIGFARKHEITLFETMTRVFEVIDIKERIQKNVKNFKGLLDKYIVLREKLSPGELTRALIDELGIVQMFKEDATHESMERLRNVEELLSAITEYSSANPESTLDDYLQEVALVTDLEMVDDKQNVVSLLTVHSAKGLEFPLVFVSGLEEDIFPLSNRFSSEATEEEERRLFYVAITRAQKKVYLSHARSRYRFGEVAYQNRSKFIDEVNPATINFDDPLANKRLERKSKKELMEETFATMDYIDPVIINSMIKIGSKVYHDTFKMGKVTQIIGTGDNQKVTVQFDGNNIKHLMLKYAKLKVLH from the coding sequence ATGTTAAATCTTAAGTCTCTTAACAAAAATCAGAGAGAAGCAGTTGAATATGTACAAGGACCGGCGTTAGTAGTTGCCGGCGCCGGCTCGGGGAAAACTAAAGTTCTTACTTATAAAATTGCCCACCTTATCGAGAATAATTTCAGCCCCGAAAACATTCTTGCGCTGACTTTTACCAATAAAGCAGCAAAAGAAATGAAGGAACGGATACACGGGCTGATCGGTGAAAGTGCACAGCATCTCTGGATGGGAACGTTTCACTCAATTTTTGCCAGGATTCTCAGAACAGAGGCTGCCAGCATTGGATATACCTCCAATTTTTCTATATACGATACAGAAGATACCCATTCAGCGGTATCAAATATCATCGAAGACCTTCAACTGAACAGTGATGTAATAGTTGCATCCAAAGTCCGCAGGCGCATCAGTTATCTGAAAAACCTGATGATTTTCCCTGATGAGTTCAAGAAGGATCACATTAAAAACCCAACTGACGAATATATCGCGCGAATTTATGAGGTGTACCAGCAGCGCCTTATTGAAAACAACGCGATGGATTTTGAAGATCTCATCCTTAAACCGCTTGAACTGTTTCAGAATGACAAAATTCTGAAAAAATATAAAAAGAAATTCCTATATATCCTTGTGGATGAGTTTCAGGATACCAATAAAGCGCAGTATGAAATCCTTAAAAGACTCTGTTCAAAAGAGGGTCACATTACTGTTGTAGGTGATGATTCACAGAGTATATATTCATGGAGAGGGGCTGAAATCGGAAACATACTCAGTTTTGAGTCTGATTTTACCAAAGCGAAAGTCTTTAAACTGGAGCAGAACTACCGTTCTACGCAGATGATTCTGCAGGCGGCTGATTCGGTAATCAAGAAGAATTCACGCCAGATTGAAAAAACTCTCTGGACGGAAAATCCAATAGGTGAACAGCTTTCACTGCTGAAATCCTCCGATGAAAAAGAAGAGGCTATCAGAATTGCTAAGCTGATAAAGGAAGAAATCACACGCCATAAATACGCTCATAGTGATTTTGCCATCCTTTACAGAACGAATGCCCAGTCACGCACGTTTGAAGATGTATTCCGTAGAGAAAGAATACCTTATGTAATTATCGGAGGTATTGAATTCTACAAACGCAAGGAAGTTAAAGACCTGATCGGTTACCTTAAAGTCCTGACCAATCCTCGTGATGAAGAAAGTCTGCTGCGTATCATGAACTTCCCGCAGCGGGGAATCGGCATGACCACTATTAAGCGGATGATCGGTTTTGCCAGGAAGCATGAAATAACCCTTTTTGAAACAATGACCCGTGTATTCGAGGTTATTGATATAAAAGAGCGTATTCAGAAGAATGTGAAGAATTTCAAAGGACTTCTGGATAAATATATTGTTTTACGGGAAAAACTTTCACCCGGTGAACTGACGCGTGCACTGATAGATGAACTGGGTATTGTGCAGATGTTCAAAGAGGATGCCACACATGAGTCCATGGAACGTCTTCGCAACGTTGAAGAACTGCTTTCCGCGATAACCGAATATTCTTCGGCTAACCCTGAATCTACCTTGGATGACTATCTCCAGGAGGTAGCTTTAGTTACTGATCTAGAGATGGTGGACGACAAACAGAATGTGGTAAGTCTGCTTACCGTTCACAGCGCAAAAGGACTTGAGTTCCCGCTGGTTTTTGTCAGCGGACTTGAAGAGGATATATTTCCGCTTTCAAACCGTTTCAGTTCTGAGGCGACAGAAGAGGAAGAGAGAAGATTATTCTATGTGGCAATAACCAGAGCCCAGAAGAAAGTATATCTTTCTCATGCACGTTCACGTTACAGATTTGGCGAGGTTGCATATCAGAACCGCTCTAAATTTATTGATGAGGTAAACCCTGCAACCATCAATTTTGATGATCCGCTTGCTAACAAACGCCTTGAGCGGAAATCAAAGAAGGAACTGATGGAGGAAACCTTTGCCACGATGGATTATATTGATCCGGTAATTATCAATTCAATGATAAAGATTGGAAGCAAAGTGTATCATGATACCTTCAAGATGGGCAAAGTAACTCAGATTATTGGTACCGGAGATAATCAGAAAGTTACGGTGCAGTTTGACGGTAATAACATTAAGCACCTTATGCTGAAATATGCCAAATTAAAAGTTTTGCATTAA
- a CDS encoding family 10 glycosylhydrolase — protein sequence MTKFFVVLFLTLTSLSFTQEFRGTWIARNTLSSKESLAYAMDSLANNNFNVVFINVWSRGYPLWKSDVFKRETGVEIDPTYAGRDILAEAIAEGHKHGLQVEAWFEYGFVGGWTGNQPAGAKGPIFNAHPDWVAKKQNGEEIDGSNFYWMVHTRKDVQDFMIEMLTEMCRKYDLDGIELDRIRYSSTDYGYDVYTDSLYRAENNNNPPPQIGSDPNWIRWRADKLNEFVARAYDSIKSVSEHINVSNAPSLYSSSSYTAYNSFCQDWVWWVNNGKVDNVQVQSYVTSSSSFSAILDYISGSLITDKSKVYPALAVKPNNTQLSNTVIESMIQTTRSKGFKGNAIWYYTDLVGIFPFIKSSLNQNKAYVPHSSPDWREHYGIINHTDTAFVVKTGAWYSNGLAGNQGFSLSANGGAPAAIDYYADIDVAGYYDIYSFNVTATNRTDSAKAILTDTSGMNSEYFIPQNNPLLKRWYKIGTVFLNNGRKRIVRMENSNLSIGEIMNADAVYFKLNRLLSPEPVTGIHDKKKDKSELNFRLGAYPNPFNSATRLRFNLPKASDFRIKIFDILGNTVSNINYVNAESGEKELSITMNNFSSGIYFANIRQENFSQSVKLVLQK from the coding sequence ATGACCAAATTTTTTGTTGTACTTTTTCTCACACTAACTTCCTTATCATTCACTCAGGAGTTCAGGGGAACCTGGATCGCCCGCAATACGCTTTCATCCAAAGAATCGCTTGCCTATGCAATGGATAGCCTTGCTAACAACAATTTTAACGTTGTGTTTATCAACGTATGGAGCAGGGGATATCCGCTCTGGAAAAGTGATGTATTCAAGCGTGAAACAGGAGTTGAAATTGACCCAACTTATGCCGGTAGAGATATCCTGGCTGAGGCAATTGCAGAGGGGCATAAACATGGTCTTCAGGTAGAAGCATGGTTTGAGTATGGATTTGTGGGAGGGTGGACTGGAAATCAGCCTGCTGGTGCAAAAGGACCGATATTTAACGCACATCCTGACTGGGTAGCAAAAAAGCAGAATGGCGAAGAAATTGACGGCAGCAATTTTTACTGGATGGTTCATACGAGAAAAGATGTTCAGGATTTCATGATTGAAATGCTGACTGAAATGTGCCGTAAATATGATCTTGATGGCATTGAACTGGACCGGATCAGATATTCAAGTACTGATTACGGATATGATGTCTACACGGATAGTTTATACCGCGCCGAGAATAACAATAATCCTCCGCCACAAATTGGTTCGGATCCTAACTGGATTCGCTGGCGGGCAGATAAACTGAATGAATTTGTGGCACGCGCTTACGATTCAATAAAATCAGTCTCGGAGCATATCAATGTTTCAAATGCTCCCTCACTCTATAGTTCCAGTTCTTATACGGCCTATAACAGTTTCTGTCAGGATTGGGTCTGGTGGGTAAATAACGGTAAGGTTGATAACGTACAGGTACAATCTTACGTCACCTCCTCTTCATCTTTTAGCGCCATACTTGACTATATATCAGGCAGCTTAATTACTGATAAATCAAAGGTTTACCCTGCGTTAGCTGTCAAACCAAATAATACACAGCTTTCCAATACCGTGATCGAAAGTATGATTCAAACAACACGGAGCAAGGGATTTAAGGGAAATGCCATCTGGTATTACACAGATCTTGTGGGTATTTTTCCTTTTATAAAGAGTTCCTTGAATCAGAATAAAGCCTACGTGCCTCACTCTTCACCAGACTGGAGGGAGCATTATGGGATTATTAATCATACCGATACTGCATTTGTAGTTAAAACGGGAGCATGGTATAGTAATGGATTAGCAGGTAATCAGGGTTTTTCACTTTCAGCTAACGGGGGTGCTCCGGCTGCAATTGATTATTATGCTGATATAGATGTGGCTGGGTACTATGATATTTACTCATTCAATGTTACAGCAACAAACAGAACAGATTCGGCTAAGGCAATCCTGACTGATACATCAGGTATGAACAGTGAATACTTTATACCTCAAAATAATCCTCTTCTTAAAAGATGGTATAAAATAGGTACGGTATTTCTCAATAACGGGAGAAAAAGAATCGTCAGGATGGAAAACTCGAACCTTTCGATCGGTGAAATAATGAATGCAGATGCTGTTTATTTCAAACTAAACCGGCTGCTTTCCCCGGAGCCTGTAACCGGAATTCATGATAAAAAAAAAGATAAATCTGAACTGAATTTCCGCCTGGGTGCATACCCAAACCCCTTTAATTCGGCCACCAGACTGCGTTTTAACCTGCCAAAAGCATCTGATTTCCGGATTAAGATTTTTGATATTCTGGGTAATACCGTGAGTAATATTAATTATGTCAATGCTGAATCCGGTGAGAAAGAATTGTCAATTACGATGAACAATTTTAGCAGTGGCATATATTTTGCTAATATCAGACAGGAAAATTTTTCACAATCAGTAAAATTAGTCTTGCAGAAATAA